The DNA sequence GGGACAATCCCCGAATGCCATCATCAATTGGCTACGGAATTCGGTATTCTCCCCTTCCAGTCTCTTTAGTATCCCATTAATCACCTCTGAAAACAGATACTTCTTGTATTTCAGCAGCGTAAACGTTCCTGCTTTTTTTAAGTAAAAGCCCTCATTTCCATCATTCGAAAGACCTCTGTAAAGCGCCTTCTCTCCCTCGGTCAACCGACTGAGGAACAAATGCTTTTTCCGGATGATGAATTCTGAATCATGGGTGAGATCCTGCCGATTTATCGGACTCACTTCGATGTCTACCAAGGCAGATTCAAAGGTCACAGAATCGGTAAGAAACCCAGTAAGGTCCTGAGGTTCAAACACCGTGCGTTCTCCGGCTCGATTCCAGAAGGAGAGCTTTCGAGCTTTGCGCCTAGAGTTGGTTAGAATCGCAAACCCTTCCAACGTGTCACCTGAAACCGTGTAAACGGTGCAGGGGACCTTCTCTTGAGATTGTGCTTTGAGGGGGGAAGCAATGGCAATTGTCGCCAGCCATACTGCGAATAGCCCACGAAGAACGGGGCCGAAATGGTGAGTTGTGGTCATGGTTGTCTGATTATACCTCTGTAGAAAATCCCACAGATATTTGACAAAAATGGATATACGTCAAATGTATAATGTTCACTTCAATTGACCAAAAAATCCATCTACAGATTGTTCATTATCCTATTCCTTTTGACCACGACACGAGTGAAAAGGAACAGGGAGAGCCAGATTTTGACTCCCCCTGCTCATGGCAATAATTGCTTCGTTAGGCAAAACGATGGATCGCTTCATACGCATGGTCCTGATAGCTTTGGTTGGCAAGATCTGGAAAAATAGTCGCCTGATCTACCACAGGACCTACCAACACCCCTTCTTTGCTGGCATAAAATTTTCCGCTTTCCAGCTGAGGGTTGCTGATGCCATCCACGAATCGTTTGGCTCCTTTCTCCAAACTGTGCGACAAGCCCATCAAAGGCATGAAGATCGGCATCCCGATATACTTGAACATGATCCGTTGGATGAAAGGCAGGTCATCGAAACCTTGGGTTCCCCGCGTGCCACCCGGACTCATCGTAATGAATCGGATATGAGGATATTTCCGAGCCATGGCAGACATCCAGAGCGCGCCGCCATACTTCACCACGCCATAGACCTGCATCGGATCGAATGCCTCCCCAAAGAACGAACCATCAAAAACGGTCTCAAATTCATGGACAGAAGATGCCTTGAGATCTGGACGTTTCATGCCCATTTTCTTGATGCCGCGCGCTGCCTCAGAACTCGCAAACAAGGCAACCTGCTTGAGTTTGTCAGCTGCGATCAGCTCGTCCACCAGGACCACATGGCCCAGCAAATTGGAAGCCGTGATGGTCGTCACGCCATCCTTGGTGAGTTTCTCGGGGTTTTTCCCACCCGTACCCCCTGCATTCATGACGAGCGCATCGACAGGAGTGGTCACTTCACGGACGGCCCGGCGGACAGAATCCGTATCCGATACATCCATGATGATGATCTCAAAGATCTTCCTACCCGTAGCCTCCTCCAATTCCTGCTGGGCTGCGATGGCCTTGGTCTTGTTGCGGCAAGCCAGATAGATCTTTTCGGTTGCGGGATTCAATGCCAATTGGCGGGCGGTCTCTTTACCGATGCCTGCATTGGCACCAGTAATCATGATGATCTTGTTCATGTGAATGGTTTGTTGTAGGTGATTATTTGTGGGAGGGTTGAAATACCTTGAAAAAGACGGCGCCGAGCGCTCCGAGAACGAGTTCCAGCCCTGTCGCTCCAAGCAAGCCTTCGACAGGCATCCCATCGATCAGGATACTGATCACCCTTCCGGCTCCTAGGGAGAGGAAGAGCAGGATGGTCGATAAGGTCGCTGAAAAGGTCAGTTTTGGGTTGAAGGCGCCTACGAGGGACAGGATGGCCACCCCGAGAATCATGGCGCTGGCGGCGCGCACGTCATTGATCACGCTTATGTTGGAAGCAATGTCAATGCCCGCGCTGGCTTTCATTTCGACGGGCATCAACAAGGTCGCCCCGCCGATGAAGGAGAGCAACAGGCCGGAAATGATCAGGTAGGTTTTGAGTGCTTTTGAATTGTTCATGACTTTGTCCTTGAATGGTGATAGGACAAATGTCATGGAAACTTAGGCCATACGTTGTGCGGATCGGGTCAAAGGCTGGTCATTTTAGCTCACGCGGAATTCCGTCGGGGATTTTCCGAATTCCGCCGCAAAATTTCGGTTGAAAGTCGCCAAAGAGTCGAATCCCACATCATAGGCTATGTCCGAGATCCGATCATTGTTCGAGCGCAGCAATTCGGCTGCACGCTCGACCTTTTTGCGGTTGAGATACTTCTTGGGACTTTCGTCAAATACTTCCTTGAATTTTCGCTTGAAGGAGGAAAGGCTCAAATGTGTCAATGCCGCTAATTCCTCCAAGGATAGATTGGCAAATAGATTCTGCTGAATGACGGATTTGAATTCGGTCTCATGTGGATGAAACAAAGCTGCCAGAAAATCCAACTGTGAAGGGGCTTCCTGTGATTTGGTCATTAGCAGCACAAACTCCTTGAGCTTGGTCTTGATGATCTGGTCATCCACCAACTCGGGATGGTCCAGCAAAATGTCGATGCTCGAACGGAAATGGTCCAACAGCAGATCTACCTGTACTTGCTTGACATTGTAGTCCACCCGATAGCTCGACAGCGAAAGGTCGAATTCGAAGAGGTCCTTGACCAAGGAAGGATAGAGGAAGATTCCGACGGATTCGATGCCGTCTTTGCAGGCATCAGAATCTCCCGTAGGCTCGAAAAAATAGTTCAGGCACTTGGCCAACATCGCGGTCTTCCGATTCAGCTTGAGATAGTCTTCTGGCGAACGAACGCCTACCTCGCCTTGATTGACAAACATAAAGCAGGCTTCGTCCTCCACATAATGCTTAAGCGTGCGATTGAAGGATGGCATGGACAGACGGATGAACACCACGCGCCCTTTGTATTTGATGACCTGCTCTTTGAACTCCATGAATCGAAATATTGCAGGCACAATATAGCTTTTTCCTCCATGTCTGAATATCGGAATCCGCATAGAAAAAGCCCCTCAAAGTGGCATTGCCTTCCTTGAGGGGCTTTCACGGGAGGATTTGGGCTTATGCACCGCGCGCTCCGCTGAAACTAAAGGTCCCAACGGCCGCCTCGCATCCTTCCCAATTGACGCGGATATTGGCCTCGTCGAACAACAGGTCCTCAGGAGGCAAACGATCCGGATATCCTTTCCAATTTTCGGGGCCAAAGAAATCACCCGACTGGGCCTCTGGGTCCATCGCCGCACGGATAATTCCCGTTGCTCCGTCTTCAGCGGATTGTCCACGGCTCATGAGTTCCTCAGAGGTCTGCATGCCTCCATCTTCTGTCGTGGTAAACTGGAGCTGAGTCAGCGCCAAGCCCGGATGCGCCAGCAAGGGGATGACTTGATCAATGCCCGCAGCCTCCAACTTTTCCTTCAAGCCATAGGTGAATGCACAATTGGCGAGCTTGGTCTGGTGATAGCGTTGCCAACGTGGCCCCTTGAAGGACAGGTTCTCTTCAGGCGTTCCATCGCCACCGAGATTTCCGCCGTTTTTGCCAAAATATTTCATGTCCAACGGGTCACCCAACCGCGCCATAGATGAGTGATTGACCACGCGACCTTGCCCGCTAGCCATGAGCAATGGGAACAACCCCTTGGTCAGGAGAAAATGCGACAGGACGTTGGTTTGGATCTGGACGTCATATCCATCTTTTGTGGCTTGGTCCTTGAGCGCCATTACGCCCGCGTTGTTGACCAGCACATCGAGCTTGTCATACTTGGATTTGATCGTATCGATGGCGGTTTGGACACTCGCGAAATCTTGGAGGTCACAAGTGATCGCATCGAAAACCCCATTGGGGACTTCTTGCTGTAGGTTTTGGGCGGATTCGGTAGCACGCTGACTCTGGCGGTTCAGCAATATGACCGTAGCGCCCTTCCTGGCAAGTTCACGGGCACAGACATAGCCCGTTCCGCTGGTGGTACCTGTAACCGCGACGATTTTGCCGGTCATGTCTTGCCCATGATTGGCGAGGACATCCTCGAGGTGCAGGGTTTTAAGCGTAAGATCCATGAGAAATTGTGAGATGATGGGTGAAATGATCCATCTAATCTCCCCATTATTTCTCGATGAAAAACACACAGATTGGCGCAGGTCCAACACGATTTGGGGGAAATCTAGCCTGCCGAGGGAGAGAAAAGATCTGGAGAAGCTTGAGCATCATTTGGGCGTGACCCCGCGTGCTTGGCCTTTGAATCTCTCTTGGCATCATGGCTGCGGGGTCGCCACCTTCCGTGCTCGCCGCCTGCCCCGGACCAAGATCCGGGGCTCGGTCCCTCCGTGCCTCCGGGACTTCGGCTGCGCCTCACACTCCAGTCGGCTCACGCCCCACCAACCAGCCGCACAGGGAGAAATATTTCGGAAGTGCGGTTGGCCTTGCAGGGGCGCAAAGTGCCTGGAGGATTCAGTCGGTGCAAGAGGTCAACCTCCCCAACTTGCTCCACGCTCCCAATGAACTCAAATACCCAGCCTGAACATGAAGCACCGACCGGAGCGACAGCGGAGTCCGGAAGGGACTGACCCGGCGCTCAATGGCCAAGCGTCGCCCAACAGGCCCATTCGCCGGGATGCGCCCAAACACTCCTTTTAGAAATGCCCCTCAAGCAAAAAGTGCCAACCAGCAGGCCCGAGGACCCGCTGATCAGCACAAATATCTAGGTGGCGCTCAGGCCGGAAATTACAAAGACGCTTCCGTCGCGAAAGGCGCCAATTTGTTGTAGACTTCCAAGGCAGCCTGAGACAGCGCATCGTTCAGCAGGCTCTCCTCCATCGGGAACTGTACTTCCTTTTTCTTGTAGCTGGAAGGCACCGCACGCTCATCACCGCTGGCGCTGCTCAACCAGGTATAGTTCCAAGATTGCTGGCCAGACACCTCGCCCGCGAGCACTACCGCTCCGGTTTTGACGTCGATCACCATGAAGTTGGCGGTCAGCGTGGCGGAGGAAGTCTTCTCATTGATCACCCCGGTGGCGTAGACGGTGCCGTAGATGTTCCGGGTTTTCTCTTTCCCTTTTTCGTT is a window from the Pontibacter sp. G13 genome containing:
- a CDS encoding SDR family NAD(P)-dependent oxidoreductase, which encodes MDLTLKTLHLEDVLANHGQDMTGKIVAVTGTTSGTGYVCARELARKGATVILLNRQSQRATESAQNLQQEVPNGVFDAITCDLQDFASVQTAIDTIKSKYDKLDVLVNNAGVMALKDQATKDGYDVQIQTNVLSHFLLTKGLFPLLMASGQGRVVNHSSMARLGDPLDMKYFGKNGGNLGGDGTPEENLSFKGPRWQRYHQTKLANCAFTYGLKEKLEAAGIDQVIPLLAHPGLALTQLQFTTTEDGGMQTSEELMSRGQSAEDGATGIIRAAMDPEAQSGDFFGPENWKGYPDRLPPEDLLFDEANIRVNWEGCEAAVGTFSFSGARGA
- a CDS encoding SDR family NAD(P)-dependent oxidoreductase; translation: MNKIIMITGANAGIGKETARQLALNPATEKIYLACRNKTKAIAAQQELEEATGRKIFEIIIMDVSDTDSVRRAVREVTTPVDALVMNAGGTGGKNPEKLTKDGVTTITASNLLGHVVLVDELIAADKLKQVALFASSEAARGIKKMGMKRPDLKASSVHEFETVFDGSFFGEAFDPMQVYGVVKYGGALWMSAMARKYPHIRFITMSPGGTRGTQGFDDLPFIQRIMFKYIGMPIFMPLMGLSHSLEKGAKRFVDGISNPQLESGKFYASKEGVLVGPVVDQATIFPDLANQSYQDHAYEAIHRFA
- a CDS encoding DUF4345 domain-containing protein, coding for MNNSKALKTYLIISGLLLSFIGGATLLMPVEMKASAGIDIASNISVINDVRAASAMILGVAILSLVGAFNPKLTFSATLSTILLFLSLGAGRVISILIDGMPVEGLLGATGLELVLGALGAVFFKVFQPSHK
- a CDS encoding AraC family transcriptional regulator, with product MEFKEQVIKYKGRVVFIRLSMPSFNRTLKHYVEDEACFMFVNQGEVGVRSPEDYLKLNRKTAMLAKCLNYFFEPTGDSDACKDGIESVGIFLYPSLVKDLFEFDLSLSSYRVDYNVKQVQVDLLLDHFRSSIDILLDHPELVDDQIIKTKLKEFVLLMTKSQEAPSQLDFLAALFHPHETEFKSVIQQNLFANLSLEELAALTHLSLSSFKRKFKEVFDESPKKYLNRKKVERAAELLRSNNDRISDIAYDVGFDSLATFNRNFAAEFGKSPTEFRVS